The Anolis carolinensis isolate JA03-04 chromosome 1, rAnoCar3.1.pri, whole genome shotgun sequence genome window below encodes:
- the bag5 gene encoding BAG family molecular chaperone regulator 5, whose product MDMGNQHPAIKRLQEIQKEVKELEPQVATFSGLSSDRAYKKLERSLTKQLFEIDSVDAEGRGDIQQARKRAAQETERLLKELEQIANHPQRLEIEAIFYEAQILVEQEIAAFSKGGNCVTEEFEEGIQDIIFRLTQVKTGGKISLRKARYRTLTKICAVQEIIETCTKQQPSLPLSGDTHPSVAKINSVMVEVNKAKGTLIGVLMGVNNNETCRHLSCVLTGLIADLDALDVCGRPEIRNYRKEVVEEINRLQKYLDLDEEADSTYAYDLAQNRSIIKIEEIRRKMKDIHASLLKGERASDLYLKSKTELQGLIAQLDEVSPGKNPCIREARRRAVIEVQTLITYIDLKEALVKRQVFVEQTEAEPPAHKAVWHILGNVAQIQQEVLSFDGNRTDKNYMRLEELLTKQLLSLDAIDPQGDERPKVARKQAVKLAQNILYYLDMKTDEWEY is encoded by the coding sequence atggaTATGGGTAATCAACATCCTGCCATCAAAAGGCTGCAAGAAATACAGAAAGAAGTTAAGGAATTGGAACCACAAGTAGCAACTTTCAGTGGTCTGTCCAGTGACAGAGCATATAAGAAACTAGAGAGATCTTTGACTAAACAGCTTTTTGAAATAGATTCTGTGGATGCTGAAGGCAGGGGCGATATTCAACAAGCCAGAAAAAGGGCTGCCCAGGAAACTGAAAGACTGCTTAAAGAACTGGAACAGATTGCAAACCACCCCCAAAGACTGGAGATAGAGGCTATATTTTACGAAGCCCAAATATTAGTGGAGCAAGAAATTGCAGCTTTTTCCAAAGGAGGCAACTGTGTGACTGAGGAATTTGAAGAAGGTATTCAGGATATCATTTTTAGACTCACTCAGGTGAAAACAGGAGGGAAAATCTCTTTACGGAAAGCCAGGTATCGCACATTGACCAAAATATGTGCTGTCCAGGAGATCATAGAAACTTGTACAAAACAGCAGCCCTCCCTACCATTGTCTGGTGATACACATCCTTCTGTTGCCAAGATTAATTCTGTCATGGTTGAGGTGAACAAAGCAAAAGGGACCCTTATTGGTGTTTTAATGGGAGTAAATAACAACGAGACCTGCAGACATTTATCTTGTGTGCTCACAGGCTTGATTGCTGATCTGGATGCCTTAGATGTCTGTGGCCGACCAGAAATAAGAAACTATCGTAAAGAAGTTGTAGAAGAAATTAACAGATTGCAGAAATACTTGGACCTGGATGAAGAAGCTGATAGCACTTATGCTTATGATTTGGCACAAAACAGGTCCATtataaaaatagaagaaatccGCAGAAAGATGAAAGACATTCATGCTTCCCTTTTAAAGGGCGAGAGAGCTTCAGATTTGTACCTGAAGTCAAAGACAGAGTTACAAGGGTTAATTGCTCAGTTGGATGAAGTGAGTCCTGGCAAAAATCCATGCATCCGAGAAGCCAGAAGGCGAGCAGTGATAGAAGTACAAACCCTCATAACGTATATTGACTTAAAGGAGGCACTTGTCAAACGGCAAGTTTTTGTGGAACAAACAGAGGCCGAGCCTCCAGCACACAAAGCTGTTTGGCATATTCTTGGAAACGTGGCCCAGATTCAGCAAGAGGTGCTGTCTTTTGATGGGAACAGAACTGATAAGAACTACATGAGACTGGAGGAACTTCTTACAAAACAGCTTCTATCACTGGATGCTATAGACCCTCAAGGAGACGAGCGCCCCAAAGTAGCCAGGAAACAGGCAGTGAAGCTTGCACAGAATATTCTTTACTACTTGGACATGAAAACAGATGAATGGGAGTACTAA
- the LOC100557266 gene encoding cytochrome c oxidase assembly factor 8 has product MRRLPRKRLQPDSPPSFPLRMRKLSQTIMAAAMAGGTRVFLKSFRSCVTLARLTGGFACSSSPRGFSGTGGPGKSGGPSPSESRTSDFCPPSHSCHDWIGPPDRCSNLRPVIFYIPKHESPLERRLREFRQETQIWNQQFWANQNISFRKEKEEFICSRLKAKGLQLRDEKGQKATLSVEEMAEFYRVFLSKNFKKHICYNRDWYKRNFTITFLMGQVAFVKAWKRLWPKKD; this is encoded by the exons ATGCGTCGACTGCCGAGAAAGCGGCTTCAGCCTGActctcccccttcctttcctttgcgCATGCGCAAGCTGTCACAAACCATCATGGCGGCTGCCATGGCGGGAGGCACCCGGGTTTTCCTCAAAAGCTTCAGAAGTTGCGTTACGCTGGCCCGGCTGACTGGCGGCTTTGCCTGCTCTTCGTCTCCTAGGGGTTTCTCGGGCACCGGAGGGCCTGGGAAAAGTGGCGGACCCTCTCCATCAGAAAGCCGG actTCAGATTTTTGTCCTCCTTCACACTCTTGCCATGATTGGATTGGGCCTCCTGATCGATGTTCAAATCTCCGACCAGTAATATTTTATATTCCTAAGCATGAATCCCCTTTGGAACGAAGACTAAGAGAGTTTAGACAAGAAACTCAGATTTGGAATCAACAGTTCTGGGCAAACCAGAATATATCCTTCAGAAAG GAAAAAGAAGAATTTATTTGCTCCAGATTGAAAGCCAAAGGTCTACAGCTCAGAGATGAAAAAG gcCAAAAAGCTACCCTGAGTGTCGAAGAAATGGCAGAATTTTACAGAGTTTTTCTAAGTAAGAACTTCAAAAAACATATATGCTACAACAG GGATTGGTACAAACGGAATTTTACCATCACGTTTCTGATGGGACAAGTGGCATTTGTGAAAGCTTGGAAGAGGCTTTGGCCGAAAAAAGACTAA